The Terriglobus roseus region CGACGGTCGATTGCTGATGGAGCAGGGGATTAGAGATTTTCGTGATGCAGTTGTTGCAAGAACATTCCCGGATGATCGCGAGAGCTACCACATGCCCAAGGCCGAGGTATCTGGGGAACGTAGCGCTGCTTCTACGGAGCAAAGAGAATTGGCAGCATGCAAATAGTCTCATCGCCGTTGGAAATGCGTGCTGCTTGTAAAGCCTATCAACGCGCCAAGGAACAAGAGACGATTGGCCTGGTGCCGACGATGGGTGCTCTGCACGAAGGCCATCTTTCATTGGTCCGTGCTTCACGGCAACGCTGCGATCGTACCGTAGTCAGCATCTTTGTTAATCCATTGCAGTTTGGTCCCACGGAAGATTTGGCACGCTATCCGCGCACATTTGAGCAGGACTGTCGGATGTTGGAAGAAGAAGGAGTTGATTTCCTTTTTGCACCTTCGCCTGAAGAGATGTACTCACCTGGATCGGAAACCATCGTGGATGTTCCTGTAACTGGCGGACGGTTGGACGGTGCTTCTAGACCAGGACACTTCCGCGGTGTTGCTACAGTAGTCGCGAAGCTCTTCAATATCGTGCAGCCTGATTGCGCTTTCTTTGGAGAGAAGGATGCTGCGCAGGTTGCGGTGCTTCGCAAGATGGTTCGCGATTTGAATTTTGATCTGAATCTGATCGTTTGTCCGACCGTTCGCGAAGCAAGTGAATTGGCAATGAGTTCAAGAAATCGCTACCTCAACGAACAAGAACGCGTTGAAGCCAAAACCCTTTCGCGTTCACTTCGTGCGGTTGCTGATGTTGTACGGCAAGGGGAACGACGTCTTCCGGTGATACGTGAGACGCTGCGCGAAACTCTTGCTCATTCGAGCTTATTGAAGGTGGATTACGCAGATCTCGTCGATCCAGAGACCTTGGCGGCTGTGGAAGAGGATAAGTTGCCTGCTGAAACGCTTGTTGCTGTCGCAGGGTGGATTGGTACGACGCGTTTGATCGATAACTGTACGTTGCGGATCGATGGAGCAAACGAATGAAGGTCATCCTTGGGGTATGTGGGGGAATCGCAGCCTACAAATCTGCAGAGCTTCTGCGTGAGCTTCAGCGGCGTGGTGCAACTGTGCAAGTGGCGATGACTGAGAATGCAGAGCGATTCATCACGCCACTAACCTTTGCTGCGCTAAGCGGTTCAAAGGTGATGACGTCGCTCTGGCAGACCTCTCACAATGACAATTCTACGGGCGACGGAGAAGCTTTCGACATCGAGCACATTCAGGTGACTCAAGATGCTGATGTGTTGGTCGTGGCTCCGGCCACGGCAAACATGCTGGCGAAGATGGCGCATGGATTTGCAGATGATTTTCTATCGGCAGCCGCTTTGGCCGCCACGATTCCGATTGTGGTTGCACCCGCGATGAATCGCCATATGTGGGATCATCCTGCAACGCAAGCGAATCTGGAGATGCTACGACAACGTGGTGTCCACATCGTTGAGCCAGGCAGTGGCGAACTTGCTTGCGGAATGGTAGGTGCCGGACGGCTCGCTGAGCCGAGCGTGATCGCAGATCGCGTTTTCGCCGTGATAAAGCGTACTCAAGATCTGGTGGGTGAAACGATCCTGATCACTGCTGGAGGAACACGTGAGCCCATTGATCCTGTTCGATTCATCGGGAATCGTTCCAGCGGAAAGATGGGAGTGGCACTTGCTGAAGCTGCGTTAGATCGTGGTGCGAAGGTGATTCTTGTGGGTGCATCAATGGCTGTGCCTGCACCACCGCGATGTGAATCGATCCGAGTGACCACAGCGCAGGAGATGGAGGCTGCTGTCCTTAAGCTTCTTTCTGAAGCGTCCATCGTCATCATGGCTGCTGCGGTCTCGGACTATCGTGTGGTGTCTCCTGCGCCGGAAAAGCTTAAAAAGAAAGCCTCGCTCGAACTG contains the following coding sequences:
- the panC gene encoding pantoate--beta-alanine ligase; translated protein: MQIVSSPLEMRAACKAYQRAKEQETIGLVPTMGALHEGHLSLVRASRQRCDRTVVSIFVNPLQFGPTEDLARYPRTFEQDCRMLEEEGVDFLFAPSPEEMYSPGSETIVDVPVTGGRLDGASRPGHFRGVATVVAKLFNIVQPDCAFFGEKDAAQVAVLRKMVRDLNFDLNLIVCPTVREASELAMSSRNRYLNEQERVEAKTLSRSLRAVADVVRQGERRLPVIRETLRETLAHSSLLKVDYADLVDPETLAAVEEDKLPAETLVAVAGWIGTTRLIDNCTLRIDGANE
- the coaBC gene encoding bifunctional phosphopantothenoylcysteine decarboxylase/phosphopantothenate--cysteine ligase CoaBC, producing MKVILGVCGGIAAYKSAELLRELQRRGATVQVAMTENAERFITPLTFAALSGSKVMTSLWQTSHNDNSTGDGEAFDIEHIQVTQDADVLVVAPATANMLAKMAHGFADDFLSAAALAATIPIVVAPAMNRHMWDHPATQANLEMLRQRGVHIVEPGSGELACGMVGAGRLAEPSVIADRVFAVIKRTQDLVGETILITAGGTREPIDPVRFIGNRSSGKMGVALAEAALDRGAKVILVGASMAVPAPPRCESIRVTTAQEMEAAVLKLLSEASIVIMAAAVSDYRVVSPAPEKLKKKASLELTLEPTRDILRQIAEQRQEGTIVVGFAAETENLLEEGRRKLHAKGADLIVANDVSQANSGFESDVNEGVLISRDAEEVVPRSSKREMADRILDWARSAARARTI